The proteins below come from a single Cloacibacillus sp. An23 genomic window:
- a CDS encoding terminase TerL endonuclease subunit, translated as MRLLGAGRPRENSIRWARRYIDCVVNEKIPVCRWVRLAVERHINDLKSAGRRGYYFDEKQAERVLKFFSFLHHSKGEFAGRPFVLSTWEQFIVYTLYGWRRKKDGLRRFRTAYLEVARKNGKSTFAAGNGLFLLDGDGEPGAEIYVVATKREQAKIVFSEAQRMVRSSPELKKFITVNSSSMFVLDSASKFEPLGSDKDTLDGLNVHGGIIDELHAHKTRDVYDLIDTATGARRQPLLFSITTAGVNQNGICREKHNHTEKILQGVIPDDEFFGMIFTLDDGDDWQDELNWMKPNPNLGVSVEISDLRRKARYALSSPAALNPFLRLHMNVWTSAESVWITPDKWNETAGEVNASDLTGCECYGGLDLSTTTDISALTLTFPQPDGTYKNIYEFWVPKDRIEDRVRRDRVPYDVWVRDGVVHATEGSVIDYDFIEHRILELARRYRIRELAYDPYNATEITNHLIDHGIEMVKFQQGFLSISPAAKQLEILIMSKKYHHGGNPVMNWMMSNVVIRQDPAGNIKLDKEKSREKIDGPVSAVMAIGRATTQGGNAPSIYEMRGVVAI; from the coding sequence ATGCGGCTCTTAGGGGCGGGGCGTCCTAGAGAAAATTCAATCCGTTGGGCCAGGAGATATATCGACTGCGTCGTAAACGAAAAAATACCGGTGTGCAGGTGGGTAAGGCTCGCTGTAGAGCGCCATATCAACGATTTAAAAAGCGCAGGCCGGCGCGGATACTATTTCGACGAGAAGCAGGCGGAAAGAGTGCTCAAGTTTTTCTCTTTTCTGCACCATTCCAAGGGAGAGTTCGCCGGCAGACCGTTCGTTCTTTCTACGTGGGAACAGTTTATAGTCTATACGCTGTATGGATGGCGGCGCAAGAAAGACGGCCTGCGGCGCTTCCGAACGGCATACCTGGAGGTCGCTAGGAAAAACGGAAAGAGTACGTTCGCCGCCGGCAACGGCCTTTTCCTTCTTGACGGAGACGGAGAGCCCGGAGCCGAAATATATGTCGTCGCTACGAAACGCGAGCAGGCGAAGATTGTGTTCTCGGAAGCTCAGCGCATGGTTCGCAGCTCGCCGGAACTCAAGAAATTTATCACAGTCAACTCAAGCAGTATGTTCGTTCTGGACAGCGCTTCAAAGTTTGAGCCCCTCGGCTCCGACAAAGACACGCTTGACGGGCTCAATGTTCACGGAGGAATAATCGACGAGCTGCACGCGCATAAAACCAGAGACGTGTACGATCTTATCGACACGGCTACGGGAGCGCGCCGGCAGCCGCTTCTGTTTTCCATCACAACGGCCGGCGTCAACCAGAACGGGATATGCCGGGAAAAGCATAACCATACCGAGAAAATTCTACAGGGCGTCATACCGGACGACGAATTTTTCGGGATGATATTCACGCTTGACGATGGAGACGACTGGCAGGACGAGCTTAACTGGATGAAGCCGAATCCGAACCTCGGCGTTTCGGTCGAAATCAGCGATCTTCGCAGGAAGGCCAGATATGCGCTCTCGTCTCCAGCCGCGCTCAATCCGTTCCTTCGCCTTCACATGAACGTCTGGACAAGCGCGGAAAGCGTCTGGATCACGCCGGATAAATGGAATGAGACGGCAGGCGAGGTCAACGCCTCGGATTTGACCGGATGCGAGTGCTACGGCGGGCTGGACCTATCGACGACGACTGACATCTCGGCCTTGACGCTCACATTTCCTCAGCCGGACGGCACATACAAGAATATCTATGAGTTCTGGGTGCCCAAAGACCGTATCGAGGACAGAGTGCGCCGCGACAGAGTTCCGTATGACGTGTGGGTGCGCGACGGCGTGGTACACGCGACGGAAGGTTCGGTAATTGATTATGATTTCATAGAGCACAGGATACTTGAGCTCGCGCGCCGCTACAGGATACGCGAGCTCGCCTACGACCCCTACAACGCGACGGAGATAACGAACCACCTTATCGACCATGGCATTGAAATGGTCAAATTCCAACAGGGATTTCTAAGCATCAGTCCTGCGGCAAAACAGCTCGAAATTCTTATCATGTCGAAAAAATATCATCACGGAGGCAACCCCGTCATGAACTGGATGATGAGCAACGTCGTCATTCGCCAGGACCCGGCGGGCAATATTAAGCTCGATAAAGAAAAAAGCAGAGAAAAAATTGACGGCCCAGTCTCCGCCGTCATGGCGATAGGGCGTGCGACGACGCAGGGTGGCAATGCCCCGAGCATATATGAGATGCGCGGCGTCGTCGCTATATGA
- a CDS encoding tyrosine-type recombinase/integrase, with protein MKLVQPIRKVAQIKRMKEIASERPRDFCLIAMGFHTGLRVQDILSLKISDVAKKAGNKWHIAHCYVINEQKTRKGKQVELVKAARDAIACQIAALDACGMAASEGWLFPSPYHSGIKPLSRRQAGRIIKNVARRAGVTEPVACHSLRKSFGYHAFRAGVDIMYIKEIFNHSDIGITKRYIGITQDELNSVYQRIGGIMA; from the coding sequence GATCAAACGCATGAAAGAAATCGCATCTGAGCGGCCTCGTGATTTTTGCCTGATAGCAATGGGTTTTCATACCGGCCTGCGCGTTCAAGACATCCTCTCTTTGAAAATATCAGATGTGGCAAAGAAGGCAGGGAATAAGTGGCATATTGCGCACTGCTACGTAATAAACGAACAGAAAACGAGAAAAGGGAAACAGGTGGAGCTGGTCAAAGCGGCGCGCGACGCGATCGCCTGCCAGATTGCTGCGCTTGACGCCTGCGGCATGGCGGCGTCAGAGGGATGGCTTTTCCCGTCGCCGTATCACAGCGGGATAAAGCCGCTGTCACGCCGGCAGGCGGGAAGAATTATCAAAAACGTGGCGCGCCGGGCGGGCGTCACGGAGCCCGTCGCATGTCATTCGCTGCGCAAAAGCTTCGGTTATCATGCGTTCCGTGCCGGAGTTGACATAATGTATATAAAAGAGATATTCAACCATTCAGATATAGGCATCACCAAACGTTACATAGGCATCACTCAAGACGAACTGAATTCAGTCTATCAGCGCATTGGCGGCATTATGGCCTGA
- a CDS encoding HNH endonuclease: protein MPKASKKPCAYPGCGALVEYNERYCAAHKDYARDKTADGNKRYDAERPEIHKFYHSAKWQRIRARYLALHPLCEHCFKENRIVSAVIVDHKLEIRDGGSMTDFDNLQALCTACHNKKTAEERKKRTARV, encoded by the coding sequence ATGCCTAAAGCGTCGAAGAAACCATGCGCGTATCCAGGCTGCGGTGCTCTGGTTGAGTACAACGAACGATATTGCGCCGCACATAAAGACTATGCGCGAGACAAAACCGCAGACGGCAATAAACGCTATGATGCCGAGCGTCCTGAGATTCACAAGTTTTATCACAGCGCCAAATGGCAACGCATACGCGCGCGTTACTTGGCTCTCCATCCTCTATGTGAGCATTGCTTCAAGGAAAATCGAATCGTCAGTGCAGTCATAGTCGACCATAAGCTGGAGATAAGGGACGGCGGCTCGATGACCGACTTCGACAACCTTCAGGCGTTATGTACTGCATGTCACAACAAAAAGACGGCGGAAGAACGGAAAAAACGTACTGCGAGGGTATAA
- a CDS encoding phage head closure protein, with amino-acid sequence MNPGELRERITISRPKTGGDGIGGETRTLEKLCGCWAKVTATRSRSGIISGRDLEIRTHEVTIRLGRVEPQNGDVITWRGKTLTVRAVRPDYARAVCEMDCRMEA; translated from the coding sequence ATGAACCCGGGCGAGCTTCGCGAGCGGATAACCATCTCGCGGCCGAAGACCGGCGGCGACGGCATAGGCGGAGAGACGCGGACGCTTGAAAAGCTCTGCGGCTGCTGGGCGAAGGTCACGGCAACGCGCTCGCGCAGCGGTATCATATCGGGCCGCGACCTTGAAATCCGCACGCACGAGGTGACGATACGCCTCGGGCGCGTCGAACCGCAAAACGGAGATGTCATCACGTGGCGCGGCAAGACGCTCACCGTCCGCGCCGTGCGGCCGGACTACGCGCGCGCGGTATGCGAGATGGATTGCAGGATGGAGGCGTGA
- a CDS encoding ATP-dependent Clp protease proteolytic subunit, giving the protein MKNKYHFLRGSPLLLAPGRDIRGYVEDYWSDTPRDVRISVKEDIDGAVVENGKMLLRVNCLVDEYLVQYFHAVENHYTEIAGKCSELVISLNTYGGIVTDGFEIVDMMAEWNRKRDVKVSVLGAGAVYSMGIMILQAAFRRYSYPNAEYLIHPISGLALGTREQIEDHLNSMKAHEARCVSLICRRSGLSEHDVRELMRHDSFLSAERAHELGLIDEIAAESGNGEDEQRNEGGAGQPQEKNKRARELLAMEMLIF; this is encoded by the coding sequence ATGAAGAATAAATATCATTTTCTGCGCGGTTCCCCGCTGCTTTTAGCTCCGGGACGCGATATCCGCGGCTACGTAGAAGATTACTGGTCGGACACCCCGCGCGACGTGAGAATATCCGTAAAGGAAGATATTGACGGAGCCGTTGTTGAAAACGGCAAAATGCTTCTGCGTGTCAACTGTCTCGTAGATGAATACCTCGTCCAGTATTTCCACGCCGTAGAAAATCATTATACAGAGATAGCCGGAAAATGCAGCGAACTGGTTATCTCGCTCAACACTTACGGTGGGATTGTTACGGATGGTTTTGAGATTGTTGACATGATGGCGGAGTGGAATCGAAAGCGCGACGTCAAGGTGTCGGTCCTAGGCGCTGGCGCGGTCTACAGCATGGGCATTATGATACTGCAGGCCGCTTTCCGGCGTTACTCGTACCCAAACGCGGAATATCTAATCCATCCAATTTCCGGCCTGGCGCTGGGCACACGGGAGCAGATAGAGGATCACCTGAACAGCATGAAGGCGCACGAAGCCAGATGTGTCTCGCTTATTTGCCGCCGCTCTGGCTTAAGCGAGCATGACGTGCGCGAGCTTATGCGTCACGACTCATTCCTTTCCGCCGAGCGTGCTCACGAGCTTGGGCTTATCGATGAGATTGCAGCGGAGTCCGGGAACGGAGAAGACGAGCAAAGAAACGAAGGCGGTGCGGGGCAGCCGCAGGAAAAGAACAAACGTGCGCGCGAGCTCCTCGCAATGGAAATGTTAATTTTTTAA
- a CDS encoding phage major capsid protein translates to MDKKAKLKAVFEQMKALNDSDSFSQEKWDELKAEAAKLKAEIEAEEKRAEEMRSLGGFINAAPMPASMSISPSPAVPKDKNERPFNSFGEQLQAVARLAGSPDVDYPVDVAENKQTAVNSAAGIRTSIASEVGFLVQTDFATQLRESATESGVLASRVSRIPIGANSDGFEYMEVDDKDRSKGPWGGAFKVYRKGEAEEMKAGETAKMKTRDIRLEDLYGLLYVTNRALRDATALGSLIRRGYADNFGFKLDQEIFEGSGAGQCLGILNSKALVTVAKETNQAAKTINVQNILKMFYSMPARFLPNAVWLVSQVGVQEVLPQLAINDNLVYMPPTGLSGGLYGTLLGRPVIPCEHCPEIGTKGDILLADLNQYLMIEKGNTEIETSIHVKFVTDETAFRFIQRNNGQPWDGSPWKTLKGNKLMGPFVALADRA, encoded by the coding sequence ATGGACAAAAAAGCAAAGCTTAAAGCCGTATTCGAGCAGATGAAGGCGCTGAACGATTCTGACAGCTTCAGCCAGGAGAAATGGGACGAGCTTAAGGCCGAGGCCGCGAAGCTCAAAGCGGAAATAGAGGCCGAAGAGAAGCGCGCTGAGGAGATGCGTTCTCTCGGTGGGTTCATAAACGCGGCTCCGATGCCGGCGTCTATGAGCATAAGCCCGTCTCCTGCAGTGCCGAAGGATAAAAACGAACGCCCGTTCAACAGCTTCGGTGAGCAGCTTCAGGCGGTTGCGCGGCTTGCCGGCAGCCCGGACGTCGATTATCCCGTGGACGTGGCCGAAAATAAGCAGACCGCGGTCAACTCCGCCGCCGGCATCCGCACCAGCATAGCGAGCGAAGTCGGCTTTCTCGTCCAGACCGATTTTGCCACTCAGCTTCGGGAGTCGGCGACGGAATCCGGCGTCCTCGCGTCGCGCGTCTCGCGCATCCCGATAGGCGCGAACTCGGACGGGTTTGAATATATGGAGGTTGACGATAAGGACAGGAGCAAGGGCCCCTGGGGCGGCGCGTTCAAGGTCTACCGCAAGGGCGAGGCGGAGGAAATGAAGGCAGGCGAGACCGCTAAGATGAAGACGCGGGACATCCGGCTCGAAGACCTTTACGGCCTCCTCTACGTGACGAATCGCGCTCTGCGGGACGCAACGGCGCTAGGCTCTCTAATCCGCCGCGGATACGCCGATAATTTCGGCTTCAAGCTCGACCAGGAAATATTCGAAGGCAGCGGCGCGGGGCAATGCCTCGGCATATTGAACAGCAAGGCGCTCGTCACCGTCGCAAAGGAAACCAACCAGGCGGCGAAGACGATAAACGTCCAGAACATACTCAAGATGTTCTATTCCATGCCGGCACGTTTCCTCCCGAACGCGGTATGGCTCGTTTCACAGGTAGGCGTGCAGGAGGTGCTGCCGCAGCTTGCGATAAACGATAACCTCGTATATATGCCGCCGACCGGGCTCTCAGGCGGGCTTTATGGAACGCTGCTCGGAAGGCCGGTCATACCGTGTGAGCACTGCCCGGAGATCGGCACGAAGGGAGACATCCTGCTCGCCGACCTGAATCAGTATCTCATGATAGAAAAAGGCAACACCGAGATTGAAACGTCGATACACGTCAAGTTCGTAACCGACGAGACCGCATTCCGTTTCATACAGCGCAACAACGGACAGCCGTGGGATGGCTCGCCTTGGAAAACGCTGAAGGGCAACAAGCTGATGGGGCCGTTCGTTGCCCTTGCCGACAGGGCGTAA
- a CDS encoding phage terminase small subunit P27 family has product MATRGRKPKPEGIKKLGGRSHKKKQPPLVELPLDADCTESFMDIPGEKELWDSLVTMNVAKRSDRRAFGRYIDLLGIYKEALADVMERGVVLNKGMSGERYNPSWRVMRDAQSELLKLEAEFGLTPSAKQRVMKSADDKGGGGDGGYAALRGGAS; this is encoded by the coding sequence ATGGCCACACGTGGAAGGAAACCAAAGCCGGAGGGAATCAAGAAGCTCGGCGGCAGAAGCCATAAGAAAAAGCAGCCTCCGCTTGTCGAGCTTCCGTTAGACGCAGACTGCACAGAAAGCTTCATGGATATTCCGGGCGAGAAGGAGTTATGGGACAGCCTTGTCACGATGAATGTCGCAAAAAGAAGCGACAGGCGCGCATTCGGGCGATACATAGACCTGCTCGGGATATATAAAGAAGCGCTTGCCGACGTCATGGAGCGCGGAGTCGTACTTAATAAAGGAATGTCCGGGGAAAGATATAACCCTTCGTGGCGCGTAATGCGCGACGCACAGTCAGAGCTGTTGAAACTTGAGGCTGAATTCGGCCTCACTCCGTCTGCAAAGCAGCGCGTAATGAAGTCCGCCGACGACAAGGGCGGCGGAGGTGACGGCGGATATGCGGCTCTTAGGGGCGGGGCGTCCTAG
- a CDS encoding head-tail connector protein, with protein sequence MPEPITLSEAKAHLRITYSDEDSYIETLITAARQYAENYQNRVYVERANSDGSVVEAEDMPAMEKAACLLLIGHLFENRIAVGVKDAALEVPLGVTAILNLRRNLPV encoded by the coding sequence GTGCCGGAACCGATAACGCTGTCTGAAGCTAAAGCACACCTGCGTATTACTTACAGCGACGAGGACAGCTATATAGAGACGCTCATCACTGCTGCGCGTCAGTATGCCGAAAATTACCAGAACAGGGTGTATGTGGAAAGAGCAAACTCAGACGGCAGCGTCGTTGAAGCCGAAGATATGCCCGCAATGGAAAAAGCGGCCTGTCTGCTGCTCATAGGCCATTTGTTTGAAAACCGCATCGCAGTCGGTGTAAAAGACGCCGCTTTGGAGGTTCCTCTCGGAGTGACGGCGATTCTGAACCTTCGGCGAAATCTGCCGGTATGA
- a CDS encoding phage portal protein has product MVRKEKGGFLAKVKTLYNRLVAETDDPITQWLMCMPMLGALSKVGQTITEADAVRVMAVYACIRVIASEIGASPLHFMRTMPNGGKERVHGGLADLLRFEPNPEMTASDFKKTMTFNLELWGNGYAEVQRNRLGEVVGLWPIPSWRVIKERDLDTRKLYYRVAVQNGEVILDEKRMLHLRGLGDGVVGMRFVSLARDALGLAIAGEEYGSRFFENGALASGIATYPRALSQEALDNFKKSFKESYEGLSNAQRVMFLEEDMKFQQLTIPNDAAQFLETRSYQMHEVCRFFGVPPHKIAILDRATFSNIEHQSMEFDQQCIYPRIVQWEEELRRVLLTQEEKELGYFFKFNLNSKSRVAMATKTNYYNFMRQNGVMNANDIREMEDMNPIPAEEGGDAYLVNGNMIPLSTAMTRQPDVKESADEE; this is encoded by the coding sequence GTGGTGAGAAAAGAAAAAGGCGGGTTCCTGGCCAAGGTGAAGACTCTTTACAACAGGCTTGTCGCCGAGACTGACGACCCAATTACTCAGTGGCTTATGTGTATGCCGATGCTCGGAGCGCTGTCAAAGGTCGGACAGACAATAACCGAAGCCGACGCAGTGCGGGTCATGGCTGTATATGCCTGTATCCGCGTTATTGCGTCGGAAATCGGGGCGTCTCCGCTTCACTTTATGCGGACGATGCCGAACGGCGGCAAAGAAAGAGTACACGGGGGCCTGGCTGACCTGCTCCGCTTTGAGCCCAACCCGGAAATGACCGCCTCCGACTTCAAGAAAACAATGACATTCAATCTGGAGCTGTGGGGCAACGGCTACGCCGAGGTGCAGCGCAACAGACTGGGAGAGGTAGTCGGTCTTTGGCCTATCCCGTCGTGGCGCGTAATAAAAGAGCGCGACCTTGATACACGGAAACTCTATTACCGCGTCGCAGTGCAAAACGGCGAAGTCATCCTGGATGAAAAACGTATGCTGCACCTGCGCGGGCTGGGCGACGGCGTAGTCGGCATGAGATTCGTATCACTCGCACGCGACGCGCTGGGATTGGCGATTGCAGGAGAGGAATACGGCTCGCGTTTCTTTGAAAACGGCGCTCTTGCGTCAGGCATCGCTACGTATCCGCGGGCGCTGAGCCAGGAGGCGCTGGATAATTTCAAAAAGTCGTTCAAGGAGTCATACGAAGGGCTGAGCAACGCGCAGCGCGTCATGTTTCTTGAGGAGGACATGAAATTCCAGCAGCTTACGATCCCGAACGACGCGGCGCAGTTCCTTGAAACAAGGAGCTATCAGATGCACGAGGTCTGCCGCTTCTTCGGCGTGCCGCCGCATAAGATAGCGATTCTGGACCGCGCTACTTTCAGCAACATCGAGCACCAGAGTATGGAATTCGACCAGCAATGCATCTATCCGCGCATCGTGCAGTGGGAAGAGGAACTGCGCCGGGTGCTTCTGACTCAAGAAGAGAAAGAACTGGGATACTTTTTCAAATTTAATCTGAATTCCAAGTCGCGTGTCGCGATGGCGACGAAAACAAATTATTACAACTTTATGCGTCAAAACGGAGTAATGAACGCGAACGACATCCGCGAGATGGAAGACATGAACCCGATCCCGGCGGAAGAGGGCGGAGATGCCTACCTCGTGAACGGCAACATGATACCGCTCAGCACCGCTATGACACGGCAGCCTGATGTAAAGGAGAGTGCAGATGAAGAATAA